Genomic segment of Candidatus Nealsonbacteria bacterium:
AGAATTGGGAGTTTCAGGCTGGGCCGGAAATTTATCGGACGGAAGGGTTGAAATTTTAATTGAGGGAGAAAAAGAAAACATTGAAAAGCTAGTTAAATGGGCCCAAAAAGGCCCGTTATTTGCTAAAGTCGATGAATTGGAAATTGAGCAACAAGAGTTTAAAGGAGAATTCCATTCTTTTGAAATCAAAAGATAGTACAGCGTTAGAAAAGGCAAGCAAATAAAATTTTTCAGGAGATTTTCAAAAAATCGGATTTACAATAAAATAAATTAAAGCATGAAAAATCTTTATGTTTTAAATATCAATAAAGAGAAGGAGCCGTTTTCTTTTAGGAAAATATATAAATCAGCCAAGAAATCCGGCGCTTCTAAAAAAACAGCTCAAAAAATAGCAAGCATTATTGAAAGAGAGGCTTTTCCCGGCATAAAAACGATTGAAATTTTCAAAAGAGTGAGAGAGCTTCTTTCCGAGGAATCCTCTCAAACCGCTGTTTTTAAATTTTCCCTGAAAGAAGCAATGAGAAAGCTGGGACCAAGCGGTTTTCCTTTTGAGCAATATATCGGAGAGGTTT
This window contains:
- a CDS encoding acylphosphatase, whose protein sequence is MKEKARVHLFISGKVQGVFFRLNAKKKAEELGVSGWAGNLSDGRVEILIEGEKENIEKLVKWAQKGPLFAKVDELEIEQQEFKGEFHSFEIKR